In Magnetospirillum sp. XM-1, a single window of DNA contains:
- a CDS encoding RND family transporter, translating to MLKRVVDHLGAVFFENRAIVLCSLAVLTIVMGYFGAQLKMSAGFDKQLPSGHEYIETFERYRGDLFGANRVIVVLRPEKGDIWNAEALKRLHEVTQATMFLPGVDRRTVQSLWTPNTRSLEITEEGLKAEDVIGGDVTPDRLTPERIVRIRDNTVIGGYMGNLVARDGSAAMVVADLLETDPATRKPLDYLELNHRIEAEIRERFEDDRYQIQIIGFVKQIGDIADSATSVLEFFALAFVLTVAAVYWYTRSKRMTFLPLVCSLVSLVWQFGTLTLLGFGLDPLAILVPFLVFAIGVSHGVQQVNAISKEVALGVDGYTAARTSFTSLLIPGTLALVTAFVGFATLMLIPIPMIRELGITASIGVAYKIVTNLIMLPVVASYFSFPPEYTEKVERLRRDRDRWMSVLARVAEPHYAYPIALTGLVLMVVAAWQSQDRQLGHVNAGVPELRADSRYNLDAASIAANFDIGLDVLTVVFETPAESCGSYAVMSLIDRFGWEMANQPGVISVLALPNVVKTANSGLNEGHPKRAALPFEQQALTSTMGFAPDNAGLFNQNCTVLASNIYLSDHKAETIKQVVAAVKSFRAAYPMEGVHIRLASGNAGIQAAINEVLETTELPMMAWVYATIVALVFITYRDWRATIACCVPLTLSSFLGYWFMKELSIGLTVATLPVMVLAVGIGVDYAFYIYNRLQFHLAHGEEIVTAFKRSLIEVGVATIFTALTLSIGIATWSFSALKFQADMGLLLTFMFMINMLMAITLLPALAVIIDKAVPRTGPVRAPLVAH from the coding sequence ATGCTCAAGAGGGTGGTCGATCACCTCGGGGCCGTATTTTTCGAAAACAGGGCCATCGTCTTGTGCTCATTGGCGGTTCTGACCATCGTCATGGGCTATTTCGGCGCTCAATTGAAGATGTCCGCCGGATTCGACAAGCAGCTTCCGTCCGGGCACGAATACATCGAAACCTTCGAGCGCTATCGCGGCGACCTGTTCGGCGCCAACCGCGTCATCGTCGTGCTGCGCCCCGAAAAGGGCGACATCTGGAACGCCGAGGCGCTGAAGCGGCTTCACGAGGTCACCCAGGCGACCATGTTCCTGCCCGGCGTCGACCGCCGCACGGTCCAGTCGCTGTGGACCCCCAACACCCGTTCGCTGGAAATCACCGAGGAAGGGTTGAAGGCCGAGGACGTGATCGGCGGCGACGTCACCCCCGACCGGCTGACGCCGGAACGCATCGTGCGCATCCGCGACAACACGGTGATCGGCGGCTACATGGGCAACCTGGTGGCCCGTGACGGCAGCGCCGCCATGGTGGTGGCCGACCTGCTGGAAACCGATCCCGCCACCCGCAAGCCGCTCGACTATCTGGAGCTCAACCACCGCATCGAGGCGGAAATCCGCGAGCGCTTCGAGGACGACCGCTACCAGATCCAGATCATCGGCTTCGTCAAGCAGATCGGCGACATCGCCGACAGCGCCACCAGCGTGCTGGAATTCTTCGCCCTGGCCTTCGTGCTGACCGTCGCCGCCGTCTACTGGTACACCCGCTCCAAGCGCATGACCTTCCTGCCGCTGGTCTGCTCGCTGGTGTCCCTGGTGTGGCAGTTCGGGACCCTGACCCTGCTGGGCTTCGGACTGGACCCGCTGGCCATCCTGGTCCCCTTCCTGGTGTTCGCCATCGGCGTTTCCCACGGCGTGCAGCAGGTCAACGCCATTTCCAAGGAGGTGGCGCTGGGGGTCGACGGCTACACGGCGGCCCGGACCAGCTTCACCAGCCTGCTGATTCCCGGCACCCTGGCCCTGGTCACCGCCTTCGTCGGCTTCGCCACCCTGATGCTCATTCCCATCCCGATGATCCGCGAGCTGGGCATCACCGCCTCCATCGGCGTGGCCTACAAGATCGTCACCAACCTGATCATGCTGCCGGTGGTGGCCAGTTATTTCTCGTTCCCGCCGGAATACACCGAGAAGGTCGAACGCCTGCGCCGCGACCGCGACCGCTGGATGTCGGTCCTGGCCCGGGTGGCCGAGCCCCACTACGCCTATCCCATCGCCCTGACCGGCCTGGTGCTGATGGTGGTGGCGGCATGGCAGAGCCAGGACCGCCAGCTGGGCCACGTCAACGCCGGCGTGCCCGAGCTGCGGGCGGACTCCCGCTACAATCTCGACGCCGCGTCCATCGCCGCCAATTTCGACATCGGCCTCGACGTGCTGACGGTGGTGTTCGAGACCCCGGCGGAATCCTGCGGCAGCTACGCGGTGATGAGCCTGATCGACCGCTTCGGCTGGGAAATGGCCAATCAGCCGGGCGTGATCTCGGTGCTGGCCCTGCCCAACGTGGTCAAGACCGCCAATTCCGGCCTGAACGAGGGGCACCCCAAGCGGGCCGCCCTGCCCTTCGAGCAGCAGGCGCTGACCAGCACCATGGGCTTCGCCCCCGACAATGCCGGGCTGTTCAACCAGAACTGCACGGTGCTGGCCTCCAACATCTATCTGTCCGACCACAAGGCGGAAACCATCAAGCAGGTGGTGGCGGCGGTGAAGTCGTTCCGCGCCGCCTATCCCATGGAGGGCGTCCATATCCGCCTGGCCAGCGGCAACGCCGGCATCCAGGCCGCCATCAACGAGGTTCTGGAAACCACCGAGCTGCCCATGATGGCCTGGGTCTACGCCACCATCGTCGCCCTGGTCTTCATCACCTATCGCGACTGGCGCGCCACCATCGCCTGCTGCGTGCCGCTGACGCTTTCCAGCTTCCTCGGCTACTGGTTCATGAAGGAGCTGTCCATCGGCCTGACCGTCGCCACCCTGCCGGTGATGGTGCTGGCGGTGGGCATCGGCGTCGATTACGCCTTCTACATCTACAACCGCCTGCAGTTCCACCTGGCCCACGGCGAGGAAATCGTCACCGCCTTCAAGCGATCGCTGATCGAGGTGGGGGTGGCGACCATCTTCACCGCCCTGACGCTCTCCATCGGCATCGCCACCTGGTCGTTCTCGGCGCTGAAATTCCAGGCCGACATGGGGCTGCTGCTGACCTTCATGTTCATGATCAACATGCTGATGGCCATAACCCTGCTGCCGGCCCTGGCAGTGATCATCGACAAGGCGGTGCCGCGCACCGGCCCGGTCCGCGCACCGCTGGTCGCCCATTGA
- a CDS encoding DUF1302 domain-containing protein — MSYSNKAFLRASVAAGAILAGLSWGTQAHAADFTYGGISGSFDTTLSIGFQQRLENASCKSISRDNGGCSRIVGEVPGSNPDINNLNADSGNLNYKKGDIVSLVYKGTHDLSLKGPDGWSALVRGTWSGDAMAGDTRRTALEHEAKLLMNPHAELLDAYVSKSFTWAGNNAKIKVGNQVVSWGEDIFIPGGINVINAIDFRKLHVPGTQLKEVFKPAPMIYASTGLTDNLSAEAYYQVMWNSYTFDPVGTFFSTSDVVGPGRRHFFLPASAGGNGGDEGTPGATNQTFVPGVSPHNPRNSGQFGAALRYRLGITEVGAYYLHYHDKLPQVSFTGTTAQTPTTFFNDYGEDRDLFGVSANSRLGPVAVGAELSYRPRDSVAIDPTVPASGRYSIGTYNRGFVEEKKWQGHVTANYLFEPNTVLGNLQDRIGATDGYFLVEAAAAYYPNLARDRSVPYLLPNYSIPDRFSWGYIAEIGVVYPEVFGSSVNMTPVIDFSHDVQGTTPNALPFIQDRMSLALGLNFNYQDRAKLALTYVNYWGGGDNNLMRDRDFWGASVSTSF, encoded by the coding sequence ATGAGCTATTCAAACAAGGCGTTCCTGCGGGCCAGCGTTGCCGCGGGCGCCATCCTGGCCGGACTGTCCTGGGGCACCCAGGCCCATGCCGCCGATTTCACCTATGGCGGGATCTCCGGCAGCTTCGACACCACCTTGTCCATCGGCTTCCAGCAGCGGCTGGAGAACGCCAGCTGCAAATCCATCAGCCGCGACAACGGCGGCTGTTCGCGCATCGTCGGCGAGGTTCCCGGGTCCAATCCCGACATCAACAACCTCAACGCCGACAGCGGCAACCTGAACTACAAGAAGGGTGACATCGTCTCGCTGGTCTACAAGGGCACCCACGACCTGTCCCTCAAGGGACCGGACGGATGGAGCGCCCTGGTGCGCGGCACCTGGTCGGGCGACGCCATGGCGGGCGACACCCGGCGCACCGCGCTGGAGCACGAGGCCAAGCTGCTGATGAACCCCCATGCCGAACTGCTCGACGCCTATGTGTCGAAGTCGTTCACCTGGGCCGGCAACAACGCCAAGATCAAGGTGGGCAACCAGGTGGTGAGCTGGGGCGAGGACATCTTCATCCCCGGCGGCATCAACGTCATCAACGCCATCGACTTCCGCAAGCTCCACGTCCCCGGCACCCAGTTGAAGGAAGTCTTCAAGCCGGCGCCCATGATCTACGCCAGCACGGGGCTCACCGACAACCTGAGCGCCGAAGCCTATTACCAGGTGATGTGGAACTCCTACACCTTCGATCCGGTGGGCACCTTCTTCTCGACCAGCGACGTGGTCGGACCGGGCCGCCGCCACTTCTTCCTGCCGGCCTCGGCCGGCGGCAACGGCGGCGACGAAGGGACGCCCGGCGCCACCAACCAAACCTTTGTTCCGGGCGTTTCACCCCACAATCCCAGGAACAGCGGACAGTTCGGCGCCGCCTTGCGCTATCGCCTGGGCATCACCGAAGTCGGCGCCTATTACCTGCACTACCACGACAAGCTGCCGCAGGTGAGCTTCACCGGCACCACGGCGCAGACCCCGACCACCTTCTTCAACGATTACGGCGAGGACCGCGACCTGTTCGGCGTCTCGGCCAATTCCCGCCTCGGTCCGGTGGCGGTGGGCGCCGAGCTTTCCTACCGTCCCCGCGATTCCGTGGCCATCGACCCGACCGTTCCGGCCTCGGGCCGCTACTCCATCGGCACCTACAACCGCGGCTTCGTCGAAGAGAAGAAATGGCAGGGACACGTTACCGCCAATTATCTGTTCGAGCCCAACACCGTCCTGGGCAACCTCCAGGACAGGATCGGCGCCACCGACGGCTATTTCCTGGTGGAGGCGGCGGCCGCCTACTACCCCAACCTGGCCCGCGACCGCAGCGTCCCCTACCTGCTGCCCAACTACAGCATCCCCGACCGCTTCTCGTGGGGCTACATCGCCGAGATCGGCGTGGTCTACCCGGAAGTGTTCGGAAGCTCCGTCAACATGACGCCGGTCATCGACTTCTCGCATGACGTGCAGGGAACGACGCCCAACGCCCTGCCCTTCATTCAGGACCGCATGTCCTTGGCCCTCGGCCTGAACTTCAACTACCAGGACCGGGCGAAGTTGGCCCTGACCTACGTCAACTATTGGGGCGGTGGCGACAACAACCTGATGCGTGATCGGGATTTCTGGGGAGCCAGCGTCTCCACCTCGTTCTGA